The sequence CATCTCGTAACTGCTCGATAATTCAAAACCATCAAACTGATCATCAAGAATGAAATTCACCACTCCAGACACCGCATCGGCACCATAAATAGCTGCAGCGCCTCCGGTCAGGATATCGACCCGTTTAATTAACCCCGCCGGAATCGAATTTACATCTACAGAATTGCGGAAACTGAAAGGCACTGCCCGGGTGCCATTTATTAGCACCAAAGTACGATTCTGGCCCAAACCACGCAAATCAATTGTGGATGAACCCAGAGAATCACCCACCGTCGCACCGGTACTGTTAGCGCCACCAGCAGCCTGCGGCAACTTCATAGCGATATCTTCAACCGTTACCGCTCTGTCGAGCTGAATCTGAGCTTTGTCCACCGATGTCACCGGGCTTGTTGCCGTTAGCTCAGTGCGGGCTATGCGGGAGCCTGTCACTCTAATCACTTCAGTCTCCGACACTGCCGGCTCGCTTTGCTGTGCCATCGATTGACCGACAACCAGTGATTGGGTAAGCAGAGACGTGGCTGCAGCTCCTGTAAGGATTCTGGTAATTCTGTTCTTCTTCATATTGCTCTCCTGTTGAGATGAATAATTGGTATTCTATTGGTATTGTTATTATCAATACATTTAATACCAGAAAAACAAAATGATCCAGTTTTAGTCATAAGCGCAGTATCGTAACCACTATTAAACAAAGGGGATAATAAAGATTTTGACGTGTAAAGATTAGCTGAGTTGAACTATGATACAGTAATACCAATTAACGTCAGTTGTCAGAAAAACAGGATCAAGCACCATGCACAGCCATATTCACCGACTCCACCAGATTGCCGCCAAACCACAGCGCCTGATTATCGGGCTGATGAGCGGCACCTCGCTGGATGGGCTGGATGTGGCGTTATGCAGGATCAGTGATGCGGGTCTGAACAGCAAAATAGAGCTGCTCGAATTTACTACCGTTGATTATGATGAAACCTACCGGCAGCGGATAAAGTCGGTGTTCTCCAAACGTCAGGTTGATCTGCAGCAGCTATGCCTGCTGAATCCATGGATTGGCACACTGCATGGCCAAATGGTAAATCAATGTCTGCAGGCCTGGCAGGTGGATGCCACAGAGGTGGACCTGATTGCCAGCCACGGCCAGACCGTCTATCACGCCCCCAAATCGGAACATAGGCTGGAGGGTTACCCTAACGCCACACTGCAGATTGGCGATGGTGATCACCTCGCCTGTGAAGCTGGCATTATTACACTCAGTGACTTTCGTCAGAAACATATTGCCGCAGGCGGAGAGGGTGCACCGCTGGCGGTATACGGGGACTATCTGATCTTTGCCAGTGAAGAGCAGAACAGAGTCATGCTGAATATGGGCGGCATTGCCAATCTGACTTATCTGCCTGCCAGTATGGACGCCAGTGCGGTGTTCAGCACCGATGTTGGCCCGGGCAATACGCTGATGGACGCCTATATGCAGCAGTACTTTAATCAGAGTTATGATGCCGACGCGGCTGTCGCCCGGGCGGGGAAGGTATCTGAGTCACTACTCAAGGCCTTGCAGCAACATAATTTCTTCGCCCAGCCATTTCCCAAAACCACCGGCCCCGAGCTGTTTAATCTGGAGTACCTGGCCCGGGCACAGGCTGCCAGTCAGACCGGCGATCTTTGTCATGAAGATGTGATGGCAACCCTTAACCGGTTCTCCGCCAATATGATTGTACTGGCCCTGAAACGCTGCGGCGAAAAACTCGGCGACTACCATCTTTATGCCAGTGGTGGCGGTTTTCATAACCCTGTTCTGATGGAGAATATTGCCCGCCAGTTACCAACCGTACAGATTCACTCGACGGCAGAGCTGGCAGTAGATCCGGATGCCAAGGAAGCGGTACTGTTTGCCGTATTGGCCAACGAATGTGTGGCGGGCGGTAAAGACAAATTCAGCAACCTTAAAGAAGGGATCCCCGATATCACCATGGGCAAAATCAGCTTCTATGATTAGGGCGTGTAAAAGTACAAAGTTTGACCTGCCTCAAAACAAACGCTGCGATTTTTACTACAGTATATGCAGAACCTAAAAAGGAGACGCGTATGTACAAGAAGGTATTAATCGCCATCGATACCACCCCTGAAGCGAAGCAGGTACTGGACGTTGCACTGAATAATGAAGCGGTCAAGGGAGCAACCTTTCAATTGTTGCACGCCACTGAGTTGCCCGGCCCGGCCATGAGTGCTTATACAGGCTACGACTTTAATTTTGATTTCGAACGAATTCATACCGCAGCCCGGGAAAAAATCGTCGAGTTAACCAAAGGCTCAGCCATTGAAGATAGCGCCATTCATGTAAAAACCGGCATGGCCGCCGATCTGATTGTGGACATGGCCAAGGAGATGGGCGCTGATTTGATTGTCGTCGGCAGTCACGGCCGCCATGGTATCCGTCTGCTGCTGGGTTCCACCGCTAACAGCGTATTACACCATGCGCCCTGTGATGTGCTGGCAGTAAGGATAAAAGACTAAGAAAAAAGGCGCCCTGGTGGCGCCTCTTTTATAACGCGCCCCTTGTGCCATCAAGCAGGCCCCGATACAGCTGCTGTTGCTCTACCAGTAACATCTCACCTGACTCACCCCGTTTGATACCGGCATCAACAGCAATCACCTTATTATCGTAAAAACCGGTTACTGAATTGTGAGTGGTGTGCCCAACAACAATATGCCGCACATCAAAGTGCTCCAACAGACCGTTTATTTGCGCTTCGCTTGCCTGAGGCTGCCGGAAATAGCCTCTGTACCAAACCGGCCCGTCATCTTTGTGCAGATAACGGGCAAATCCCTGTCGCTCCTGCTCGCCCTCGATCAGGTTCTGCGTGAATCCCTGATTAATCTCGCTAAGTGTCTTTGACTGCGTGACCAGATCAGGATGCAGCCCACCGTGGGTAAACAACATGTCATTGATCTTCACCAGTACGTTGCGGCTTTGCAGCCACTGGCCCAGAACGGTGTCCGAAGCATAGAGCTGTGACATATTTCTGGCCAGAATGTGCTCTACCCTGAGGTATTTATCATTGAGGTACTTTCTGCGGCCATTGAGCACCATCACCTCGTGATTGCCAAGCAGAAAATGCAATCGGCCACCCGCTTCTCTGGCCTGAAAATCCAGTTGGTAAAGCAACCACAGGCTCTCAGTCTGTTGCGGGCCCCGATCAAACACATCTCCCACCACGACCAGGTGACCATCAGAGAAATTCCAGTTTCCCTGACTATCCGTTATCCCCTGGGCTACGAGCAGCGACTTAAGGATTCCTGCCTGCCCATGAATATCACTGATTACGGCCAGTTCAGATACATTGCTGTATTCCAGTTCCGGACGCTCTGCTTGGTGTGGGTAAAGCGTTGCTCTTTGATCGCACTTTTCAATTTTTTTAGGCTCATTAATCGGCTCAAACCCCAGCCGTTGTTCAATGCCACCACACACCCAAAGAGCCTGCCAGTGTGACGGTTGTTTTAGTACATAAGGTCCATCATTGATCTCTTCTTCATTGACCGCCGAGCAGGCAGCCAACAAACACAGGATAATGAGTAAAAGGTAATATCGCATTCTGACTCCCGATAATTTCATTTGGCCTCATACCGATGAGGCCGCCAGACCCGGGGAGAACCGGCTCCCCGGGACAGAGGTCAGAAACGGATTTCAGCACCCGCATAAACAAAGCGGCCTATACCACCGCCATAAGCACTGTTAAAGTTGCCACGGCCACTTTCTACGTTATCACCGGTGTTAGGCACGAAGGGGCCTTTGTCATTAAACACATTGCGCACACCACCATAGAGTTTGAGATCCATATCCCCTTCCATATCCAGTCGATAAGATGCCGACAAATCATGGGTCGTATAGGAGGGGTAGTACAAATACAGTGGCACTTCCGGGTTGGCTACGGCGTCAGGATCACCGGCATCTAACAGCGCCTGGTTTTCAGCCTGCAGTTCGAGCCAGTCGTCCACCCGCTCATGGTCATCAACCACAGCACTCTTGTACTTGGTTTTCCAGCGCACACGCAAATTGTCGTAGCGCCAGGCGATGGATGCACTGATTCTGTCAGTGAATATCCCGCTGCTTAACTCTCCCTCATAGACATTGGTTTCCAGACCGTCATTGCCCTCAAACGTAGTGGAGCGTTCGATAACATGTGTCATGTCTGCTTTGAAGGTAAGGCTGCCATAGCTGTTCAGCTCATATTCGTAGGCCACTGAGACATCGTAACCGCGTGCCTTCTCTTCATTCAGATTGGCCTGACGTTGGATAATCTGAGTGATCTGCCCTTCAGAGTCACGGGTGATATCGGCACAGAATGGATTGTCATCACCAAAAGGAAGAGATGAGGCATAACACTGGCGGATAATATCGTTGTTGCCAACTGACGTAATGGCATCGTCGATGGTAATATCATAGTAGTCTACGGCAACGCGCAGGTCTTCCAGCCACTCGGGAGCGGCAGTAAATCCTAAGGTATAGGTATCCGCCGTTTCCTCTTTTAACAATTTGTTGCCGGCATTGGGTGAGTACCCGGTATTCTGGTCAATAAACTCGCCATCTTCTGATAAGGCAATCGCATCCAGAATTGCAGGAACCTGACGACAGGCATCATGGCCCGGATCCGTTGATGTCAGTGTTACACCGTCACAAATATCATTGAAGCTGTCGTAGTCTCCCCGTGGCGGAGAAATCAGCTCAGTGATACTGGGCGCGCGCTGGGCCCTTGCATAATTGGCCCTGAAAGCATAACCCGATACCGGCTCCCAGATAAAACCTGCACGATAACTGGTCATCAAATCGATGTTTTCATGGCTGTAGTCTGCAAGCCTTAAGGACAGGTCAAGACTCAGATTTTTGGCCATAGGTGCATTCCGCAGCAGGGGCAGCGTGACCTCGCCAAAGGCCTCCCAAACTGAAACGTCCCCTTTAATATCAGGTACATCATTAAAGGTAATCGCCAGTGCCCTCAGCTCGTCGGCAACGTTGACTTCCTGTTTATCTTTACGGTACTCAAAACCAAACGCCGATGATACGGCTCCGGCCGGTAATTCAAATAGTTCACCGGTCATATAGCCACTGATATTGAGCTGACTGATATCTGTGTTTATCACCGGATTGGCACGAATATAATCGGCCGCCTCGGGGGTTATACTGCCGTAGCCAAATAAGTTGATCGGAACACAACCGCCTGCCCGGGCCTGCTCATCAGCACACTGCACCGTAACGCCGTCTTCTGCATATTCGGCGTTCAGAGCATCCCTGAGCTTCACAATACTGATTTCATTCAGCCGCAGCTGACGTTGTTCAAATTCCCCATAGCTTAGGCCCAGATCCCAGTCCCATTCGCCATCGAATACTGTGCCCTGCAATCCGGCAAAGGTACGCACCGTTTCACGTTTATTATCGGTAACAATATTGCCGACTTCTACAAACGCCCGATCCCAGGAAACGCTGCTGCCTGCCGTTTCACGAATCGCCTCTGGTATAAAAGGATTGTCGGGATCAATCGCTCCGGCGATAACCAGCTCTGGCTGACCGGTAACGGGATCAATTCTGAGTTCATCATCATTGTAGTCCTGCCCTTCCGGCGACTTATAGTTAACCGAGTGATTATCACTGTACTGCAGATGAAACCTGGCGCGAATATCATCAGTCAGGTCATAGTCAATCTTAATGGCCGCAGACAACTTGTCATTGGGCACTTTGAGCATATCAAAAGGCTCAAAGTTAAATCCGTCACGCTCTTCTACAAACCCTGCTGTCAGGCCATCCGTTGGATGGTAGAACCAGTCATTTCCTTCAAAGGTACCTCCTGGTGTGTTGTCACTGCGTTCGCGCCAATCATCCATGGTGATATCGCGCATACACTGATCACCTTCGATGGTGTTCATCTCATTACACAGCAATGTGGTGTTATAGTCGTAACTTGCCTCATACTGAGCTCGCTTCCGATCCGCCTGGTATAAACCAAACTCCCGATCCCAGGATGCGGCAACATAGAGATGCCCCCGATCATTGTCGAAGCCGGTGCCAAAACCGGTATCCAGGGTAAATTCGCGGGCGCCGCCGTCAGTGCTCTCGCCACCTCGCACATCAATTTCAAAACCGGTTTTGCCACTTTCGGTAATAATATTGACCACGCCCGCCACAGCGTCAGAGCCGTAAATGGCTGATGCGCCGCCACTGATAATCTCAACCCTGTCGACCATAGCGGAGGGAATAGTACTTAAACTGATATAGTTGCCGCTATAACTGTTGGAAACCACCCGACGGCCATCAATCAGCGTCAACGTACGATCAGTGCCAAGGTCACGTAAATCGATAGTCGACAACCCGGTGTTCTGGACACTGGACTGAGAATTGGTGTTACTGACTCCGGCGCTGATGGAAGGAATCTCATCGACCAGAATATCGGCCAGCTCACCGATCCCGCTATCAACCAGCTCATCTTTACCTATTGTCATCATAGGAGTCGCCATGGAAAAGCTGTCCCGCTTTATACGGCTGCCGGTTACGGTGATGCGCTCTTCATCCTTTGCCTTTTCAGATGCGGTGTTATTCTGTGTTGTCAGGGTACGTTCGACCGCCTGCTGCGCGTGACTCACGCCACTTGAGAGTAATAAGCCGGTCAGCGCTAACTGCACTGCTGTGGTCAACTTGCTTGGTTTCATTATCTGCATTCCTGTTTTGTGCTGCTGTGCTTGTTGTTTTGCCGCGGCAAGCTTATGTCATATAGATTCTCAAACGGCCGCAATCTACTATTAGGCGGTTCGGTAACAGACCACAACAGAGGCAGGGTCTTGTTTACCTCACTTCTATATCTATTTACTCTCTATTCTATTTTTACCCTTTTATTTCAATAATTTAACAATAGTCTCATTGCTTACTGAATGTCACCAGAAATAGCACTATTGATGTTAAGCTAGGTTGCATATAATCAACGATAAACAGCACACTACACACCATAGGTATAGCCAGAGCAGCAGGATGGGGAAATCTTTCAGGTTAGGTCAGTATCAGATAGAGCCGGTTGAACGGGCGGTCTATCTGGACAACGGTGAAAAGCAGAATCTGCAACCCAAATTTGTTGACGTGTTGCTGTATCTGGTAGCGGAATATCCGCGCATTGTTTCACGCCAGGAACTGATAGATAAAGTCTGGCAAGGCAACGAATACGTTGGCGAGAAGGCACTGACCAATGCCATCTGGCATCTAAGGCAATCTCTCAGTCATAATCAGGATTCTGAGGTCATAGAAACCATCCGTAAAACCGGATACAGATTGGTGGTCGCTCCGGAGGCGCAGCTTCAGGACGACGGCGAACCCGCTTCCGCCGCCGGGTCGCAATCCTCCAGGACGACAAGGTTCAAATGGCTGACGCTGTTCGCTCTTGTGATTGCCCTGGCGATACTATGGCTTAGTCTGTCGACGTCACAACCCCCTCCGCGACAAATACGCACTGTCACCACAGAACCTGGACTGGAACTTTTTCCGGCGCCCTCACCGGATGGGCGCTTTCTGGTTTACAAATGGGTGGCACCTGATGGGCAGGTCGACCTGTTCCGCCGGGATCTTGAACAGCCCCAACTCAAAGCCACCAGGCTCACCTACGACAGTGCTTCTGAAGGACACTCAGTATGGAGTGTCGACGGTCGCTTTCTCTATTTCAGCCGCAAGGACCGTGACGCTGAGCGCTGTGATATTGTCAGGATGGATATGCAGAGCTTTGAGGAGGTCAACATTACAAACTGTCCGGTGGTGGGAGGTTATCACTATATTGATATTTCGCCCGACAATGCCACACTGGCTTTTTACAGTGATGACGATGAATCAGACTTATCCGGCATTTACCTGCTGGATATCAACAAAGAGAACGCCAGTCCAAGACGCTTTTCCTGCGCTACAGATTGCGGATACAAGGAGCGGGACATGGCGTTCTCACCGGATGGAAACTATCTGGCGACAACCCGCAGGGTCAACCAGTTTAACGAAAATATTTATCTCTACGATCTACGCCATCATCAGGTCCGTCAGTTAACCTCCGGTGAAGAAGATATCGTTGGCCTGAGCTGGCACCCCGAAGGCAATAAGCTTGCTTATGGTGTACAACGTTCAGATACACGCTCAGGTTTTATACTGGATATCAAAACCAACAATATCCAGTCTCTGGATATTGAGGGCATGAGCTACCCGCACTTTGCCCGTAACAAGCCATGGATTTTCTTCCAGCACCGTAGCGAGGAATATCAGATCGCCGCTATTCCACTGAACACCCGGGTTAACAACAGTCCCTTCCCGGTACTGAACTCCGGTTACAATCACAATTATCCGGACTATTCCCATCGCAACAAGAAGATCGCCTACTTGTCGAATGAGTCGGGTCACTATGAAGTATGGATTGCCGATGCGGATGGCAATAATCGCAATCAGCTTACCCATCTTGGCCGCTCAGCACGTTACCCAAAGTGGTCACATGACGGCAAACGCATTGCTTTCCTGGCACCCGATGAAGACGAAACAGGCGACCATATCTACATTGTCGAGGTTGCCACTAAGCGTATTCAGACAGTACCCAGTCCATTTAAGGGGCACAATCGTCCCATGTGGTCAGCGGATGATAAACGCATACTGACAACGGTATTTACAAAAGAACATGCCGATATCTATGCCTTGAGTCTGGAGACCGAAGAAGTGCAGCGGCTGACCTTTAATAATGGCCGTTATGGTGTGATGACAGATCAAAATACCCTGATTTACAGTACCTACCGCAACGGACTATGGCAGTTAAACCTCAACACGGGTGAGCGGCAGCAACTGATAGATGAGCAGCAATTCCGTGTCCGGTATACCTGGACCCTCGAAGATGACGCCATTTATTATATTGAGGAGGAAAGTGACCATCAGCGCCTGCTGCGATACGACTTAGTCACAAAAACGCATCAAACACTGTTGAAAACCCCACGGTCCACCTTTGAAACGGACAGCGCCCTGCGCCTGGACCGTGATCAGCAACGTATTCTGTTTACCAAGACTGAGTTCCCTCAGTCTGACATCAAGCTGCTTATTGATCCTGCGCTGTAGCTCCTTTGGCCAGCACCCCGATTAATGGTTTACTAAGCAATGAAGAAACATGAGCACGGAATTCGTCCAGTGACATCAACAATATCTGTTGTTGCAATTGTTTTAAGTGGTTCTCTGCCCAGCCGTAACGCAAATGAGCGCGTCTGGCATCCGCTTCACTGTCAGCGTTGGTATAAGTTTGTTGCAGGGAATCAGCCAGACTATGTTTTACCGTATTGAACTGAGACGCCGTTAATGAATCAAGATAGGTTATAAACCACTGATTAAAAAGGATAACCCGAGCCATCAACTGTTCCGGCTCTGTGTCTACAGACTGCACATAGTAGCCAAGATAAGGATAACCAAATTTCGAATAGGCCTTTGCAGAAACTGAATAACCCAGTTGCTCTTCAGTACGCAATTGATGGAAAAAGGGTGCTGTCATCATCGCTCCCACTAATTCGGTTATGGCATGCTCCTCAATCTTACCCGTGTCTGGAAGTATCATAAGACGCACCGCGTTATCCGGGCCCTCCAGGCTAATCCGATGCAAGCCCATGGTCGTCGTTCCATCCCAGCGGTGGGACTGTGAGCGAAGCGCAATCTCAATATTGCCACTGAATGTTGCAAATAATGAATCCAAAGACACTTTTTCCTGTTCAGAAACATGACCAAAATACGTGGCTGTCAGCCTGGCGCGCTTAAAATAGCCCTGAACAAAAGCCTGATAACGCTTTTCAGAAAAATTCTCAAGGTAACGCAGCGCATCGTGAGTCGGGATATCAAGGCCCAGTTCGGTGTTCAGTATCTGTAGTGTTTGCGTCCGTAGTCTCTGGTGTTTGCGCTGCGACAATTGTGAACGGTAGCTCTCCAGTGTCAACGATACAGCACTGTCATCCAATGCAGGTGAAGATACCATTGCCAGAATGTCCCGATACAGCGCCACCCGATCCCCTGAGTAACCCGATATGCTGATTCTCCATCCGCGTTGGGTTTCAGCCAGTTCCACGTCGAGACCGGCACTGTCGGCCTCTGCAATCATGGGCGTTAATCGGTGCTTAAGGCGACGTAAATATAGTGGGTTAAGGACAAAGCGTTCTGTCGATTGAATGTCTGTATCCAGATACAGGTTAATCGAGGCGTAGCGGCTGTCACGTTCCTGAGTGGGCAGCACGCAGCTTTCAAACGCCGTGGCCAACTGCCTGCAACCGGTCTTTAGTTCTTCTGGTGGCTCAGAATGCTCAGCAAAATAACGCGGTAAGTCGGGCAGACTGAAGTCGGTTTCGACGCTTTTGGGGGCAGATAGCATAAACGGATGCTGCACCCCAAAGCGGGTCTGATAGTAAGGTTCCAGTTGCCCGACAGGCAGAGCAGGATGTTCCCTTATCAGCAAGGTGTTTGCTGGTGTCAGGGCATTCAGCCAGATTTGCATTGACTGCGCGTCATAGTTGCCGGGAATCTGATTAATTACAAGCGCTTCACTGACCGGATAGAACAGCACCTGATCGGCAAGTTCACGAATCTCTGCAGAGGATTTATGCCTGGCGTCCTGATTAAATTCAGCATGACGAAGACTGGCGAATGTGTCATTGAAATGCGTTGCGGACACCTGCTGTTTAATAACATCCAGATACTGCCAGGTTATCTGCAATGCTTCGGCCTGCTGTTTCCAGCCTCGCGCCGTAAAACGCAGTGTCAGGTTAAAAAAGCGGTGTTGATCATCCAGCACCGGCTGAGAGACAGACAACCCTTTAATCCAGCCCTTATCTTTAAGATGCTGCTCCAGCCCCTTCGGATTGTGACCTTCTACCAGCCAGGATATATAGTCGCCAATCATTGCACGACGGATACGCAAATTATCCGGCACAACAAAACTCAGTGTAATGCGAGAACGTTTTCTCAGTGTCTGGATATTAATCAGCTTGCCATCCGGAACTTCCACATAAGGCGCTACCGTTTGCGCCAGTGTTTTTCCGCACATGGAGGGAACCGCTGAGAAATATTTGTCGGCCATTACTTTAAGCTGCTCCAGTGGTAAAGGCGCCGCCATCACCAGGGCCATTCTGGGTGCACAATAATAATCATGGCCAAAATCTCTCAGTGCCTGTGACAGGGATATCTCTGGCTTATCCACCAGCGTCGACAAATTACCGGTGGAGAATTTTCGATAGGGATGTTCCGGGGCAAATGCTGTGCGCCACACCTCACGTTTACGTCGGTAAGCATCGTGAAACTTCATGCGGAATTCAGCTTCTACCGCATGACGCTCTTTATAGACCAGAGATTGTGGAATCAGAGGTTGGATAAATTGCCAGGCGAAGCGCGCTAAAGCCTCTTCAAAACTGGTACCCGCCACCTGGAAATAATAGTTGGTGCGCAGCGCCGACGTACTGGCATTGGAGCGCCCACCATGATCTGCCAGAAACTGTTTGTACTCAGCCGGATCAGGGTATTTTTGTGTACCTTTTGAGAGCATATGTTCGTACAGGTGGGCCAGGCCGGGAATGCTATCAGGATCCTGAAAATACCCGGCCCTGACAGACATAGAGCCATAGGCCTTGGTCAGCGCCGAGTCGCTGACCAACAATACCCGCATACCATTTTCCAGTTCCAGAGAACCATATTCAGCGGGATCACTGACACCCTTAGTCGGACTGGAATACTTCGTACTCTGTGCCTGGCAACCTGCAAGAGAAACGAAAATAACAACAGCAAAAATATGGATAAACGATCGCATGGCCTGGTCCTTACTGGAAAGCAGCGACCACTTTAAGAGAATCTTCAAAACGAACAATCTATATGCTATCCATTTTTCCTCGATTTTCTCTCTATCTGTCAATGATGACTCAACAGATCTGCTCCGTTGCACCAAACGGCTTGCTTATTCTCTTTCTTAAAAAAATCGGGCTGCCAGTTCAGAAAGAACTTGCATTTCATCACCAGTGTATTATACAAATAATACACCAATACAGTAAAGGGCGATTCCTTGTCAGATAACCAATGGCTCTTCTCGGTAAATCCTTCTTCCGGTGAGCCCATTTACAGACAAATCATGGGGCAAATAAAACGTCTGATTGCCAGTGGTCAGTTGCATCAGGGGGAGGCCCTGCCCTCGGTGAGACAACTGGCCGGCGAACTTGATATTAACCCCATGACCATCTCCAAGGCCTATGGCCTGCTTGAAGCTCAGGAGCTGATTGAGAGAGTGCGGGGCATTGGTATGCGGGTTAAAAGCAGCACTTCACAAATGCCGCTGCAACAGCGCCTGCAACTGCTTACTCCGATTGCAGAGCAGCTTAGCGCCCTGTGCGGGCAACTGGATATTGAACAACACCAAGCCATTCAATGGCTGACTGAACAACTGAAAAAGGATGTGTCATGAATATGATTGAGATGGAACAGGTCAGCAAAAGTTACCAACAGTATCAGGTGCTGAACAAAATCACCCTGAATCTGCCACAGGGGCATATCATGGGATTACTTGGGCAAAACGGTGCCGGTAAGACCACCTTGCTGAAACTTTGCCTGGGGTTGCTTAAGGCTGATAGGGGTGAGATCCGGGTCATGGAAGCTCCAGGTTGGGATATGCCACCAAAAGTCAAAGAGCAGGTAGGTTATGTTGCCCAGAAGTCCGACACCCTGCACTGGATGAACGTCAGCCAATTACTCGACTATACCGGTGCCTTCTATCAGAACTGGGATGCAGCTAAAGTCACTGCGCTGATGCAACGCTGGCAATTGGATCCTAAGTCCAGGGTATCGGACCTGTCTGAAGGGCAGAAACAGCGGGTGGCAATTATCCAGGCCATAGGCCATAACCCGAAGT comes from Lacimicrobium alkaliphilum and encodes:
- a CDS encoding anhydro-N-acetylmuramic acid kinase; this encodes MHSHIHRLHQIAAKPQRLIIGLMSGTSLDGLDVALCRISDAGLNSKIELLEFTTVDYDETYRQRIKSVFSKRQVDLQQLCLLNPWIGTLHGQMVNQCLQAWQVDATEVDLIASHGQTVYHAPKSEHRLEGYPNATLQIGDGDHLACEAGIITLSDFRQKHIAAGGEGAPLAVYGDYLIFASEEQNRVMLNMGGIANLTYLPASMDASAVFSTDVGPGNTLMDAYMQQYFNQSYDADAAVARAGKVSESLLKALQQHNFFAQPFPKTTGPELFNLEYLARAQAASQTGDLCHEDVMATLNRFSANMIVLALKRCGEKLGDYHLYASGGGFHNPVLMENIARQLPTVQIHSTAELAVDPDAKEAVLFAVLANECVAGGKDKFSNLKEGIPDITMGKISFYD
- a CDS encoding universal stress protein → MYKKVLIAIDTTPEAKQVLDVALNNEAVKGATFQLLHATELPGPAMSAYTGYDFNFDFERIHTAAREKIVELTKGSAIEDSAIHVKTGMAADLIVDMAKEMGADLIVVGSHGRHGIRLLLGSTANSVLHHAPCDVLAVRIKD
- a CDS encoding metallophosphoesterase, coding for MRYYLLLIILCLLAACSAVNEEEINDGPYVLKQPSHWQALWVCGGIEQRLGFEPINEPKKIEKCDQRATLYPHQAERPELEYSNVSELAVISDIHGQAGILKSLLVAQGITDSQGNWNFSDGHLVVVGDVFDRGPQQTESLWLLYQLDFQAREAGGRLHFLLGNHEVMVLNGRRKYLNDKYLRVEHILARNMSQLYASDTVLGQWLQSRNVLVKINDMLFTHGGLHPDLVTQSKTLSEINQGFTQNLIEGEQERQGFARYLHKDDGPVWYRGYFRQPQASEAQINGLLEHFDVRHIVVGHTTHNSVTGFYDNKVIAVDAGIKRGESGEMLLVEQQQLYRGLLDGTRGAL
- a CDS encoding TonB-dependent receptor domain-containing protein, with product MKPSKLTTAVQLALTGLLLSSGVSHAQQAVERTLTTQNNTASEKAKDEERITVTGSRIKRDSFSMATPMMTIGKDELVDSGIGELADILVDEIPSISAGVSNTNSQSSVQNTGLSTIDLRDLGTDRTLTLIDGRRVVSNSYSGNYISLSTIPSAMVDRVEIISGGASAIYGSDAVAGVVNIITESGKTGFEIDVRGGESTDGGAREFTLDTGFGTGFDNDRGHLYVAASWDREFGLYQADRKRAQYEASYDYNTTLLCNEMNTIEGDQCMRDITMDDWRERSDNTPGGTFEGNDWFYHPTDGLTAGFVEERDGFNFEPFDMLKVPNDKLSAAIKIDYDLTDDIRARFHLQYSDNHSVNYKSPEGQDYNDDELRIDPVTGQPELVIAGAIDPDNPFIPEAIRETAGSSVSWDRAFVEVGNIVTDNKRETVRTFAGLQGTVFDGEWDWDLGLSYGEFEQRQLRLNEISIVKLRDALNAEYAEDGVTVQCADEQARAGGCVPINLFGYGSITPEAADYIRANPVINTDISQLNISGYMTGELFELPAGAVSSAFGFEYRKDKQEVNVADELRALAITFNDVPDIKGDVSVWEAFGEVTLPLLRNAPMAKNLSLDLSLRLADYSHENIDLMTSYRAGFIWEPVSGYAFRANYARAQRAPSITELISPPRGDYDSFNDICDGVTLTSTDPGHDACRQVPAILDAIALSEDGEFIDQNTGYSPNAGNKLLKEETADTYTLGFTAAPEWLEDLRVAVDYYDITIDDAITSVGNNDIIRQCYASSLPFGDDNPFCADITRDSEGQITQIIQRQANLNEEKARGYDVSVAYEYELNSYGSLTFKADMTHVIERSTTFEGNDGLETNVYEGELSSGIFTDRISASIAWRYDNLRVRWKTKYKSAVVDDHERVDDWLELQAENQALLDAGDPDAVANPEVPLYLYYPSYTTHDLSASYRLDMEGDMDLKLYGGVRNVFNDKGPFVPNTGDNVESGRGNFNSAYGGGIGRFVYAGAEIRF
- a CDS encoding winged helix-turn-helix domain-containing protein, which encodes MGKSFRLGQYQIEPVERAVYLDNGEKQNLQPKFVDVLLYLVAEYPRIVSRQELIDKVWQGNEYVGEKALTNAIWHLRQSLSHNQDSEVIETIRKTGYRLVVAPEAQLQDDGEPASAAGSQSSRTTRFKWLTLFALVIALAILWLSLSTSQPPPRQIRTVTTEPGLELFPAPSPDGRFLVYKWVAPDGQVDLFRRDLEQPQLKATRLTYDSASEGHSVWSVDGRFLYFSRKDRDAERCDIVRMDMQSFEEVNITNCPVVGGYHYIDISPDNATLAFYSDDDESDLSGIYLLDINKENASPRRFSCATDCGYKERDMAFSPDGNYLATTRRVNQFNENIYLYDLRHHQVRQLTSGEEDIVGLSWHPEGNKLAYGVQRSDTRSGFILDIKTNNIQSLDIEGMSYPHFARNKPWIFFQHRSEEYQIAAIPLNTRVNNSPFPVLNSGYNHNYPDYSHRNKKIAYLSNESGHYEVWIADADGNNRNQLTHLGRSARYPKWSHDGKRIAFLAPDEDETGDHIYIVEVATKRIQTVPSPFKGHNRPMWSADDKRILTTVFTKEHADIYALSLETEEVQRLTFNNGRYGVMTDQNTLIYSTYRNGLWQLNLNTGERQQLIDEQQFRVRYTWTLEDDAIYYIEEESDHQRLLRYDLVTKTHQTLLKTPRSTFETDSALRLDRDQQRILFTKTEFPQSDIKLLIDPAL